The Campylobacter concisus genome window below encodes:
- a CDS encoding ferritin-like domain-containing protein, with product MNFYDEIWEILNEGEIGLKFLKFELFYEKFKRDFNINFCESSKPNELITPSYAKFCEVVSMKELNKKVKPKDKNLNFIHSVAHIEFSAIDIALDACYRFRNLPREFYEDWLEVAEDEIRHFCMIENLLLKQGGRYGELSVHDGLFIALQKTSSSLTSRMALLPRYMEANGLDANAHIIKRLEGEGGNEELIECLKVILKEEVSHVYKGDKWFKFACKKEDIDENSYFDIILSLYPNSFKNVREINEQDRLKAGFSKEELCLIKNFSKER from the coding sequence ATGAATTTTTATGATGAAATTTGGGAAATTTTAAATGAAGGCGAGATTGGGCTTAAATTTTTAAAATTTGAGCTATTTTATGAGAAATTTAAACGAGATTTTAATATAAATTTTTGTGAAAGCTCTAAACCAAATGAGTTAATAACACCTAGCTATGCAAAATTTTGTGAAGTAGTTAGCATGAAAGAGCTAAACAAAAAAGTAAAGCCAAAGGATAAAAATTTAAATTTTATCCATTCGGTAGCTCATATTGAATTTAGTGCTATTGACATCGCGCTTGATGCTTGTTATAGATTTAGAAATTTGCCAAGAGAATTTTATGAAGACTGGCTAGAAGTGGCTGAAGATGAGATCAGACACTTTTGTATGATAGAAAATTTGCTCTTAAAACAAGGCGGTAGATACGGCGAGCTAAGTGTACATGATGGACTTTTTATCGCACTTCAAAAGACTTCAAGTAGTCTAACTAGCCGTATGGCGCTACTGCCAAGATATATGGAGGCAAATGGGCTTGATGCAAACGCTCATATTATAAAAAGGCTTGAAGGCGAGGGTGGAAATGAAGAGCTCATTGAGTGCCTGAAAGTCATCTTAAAGGAGGAAGTCTCTCATGTTTATAAAGGCGATAAGTGGTTTAAATTTGCTTGCAAAAAAGAGGACATTGACGAAAATAGCTACTTTGACATTATCTTAAGTTTATATCCAAATTCATTTAAAAATGTTAGAGAGATCAATGAGCAAGATCGCTTAAAAGCTGGATTTAGCAAAGAAGAGCTTTGCTTGATAAAGAATTTCTCAAAGGAGAGATAG
- a CDS encoding NlpC/P60 family protein encodes MSNSINKKIFFILSIIFFTGCSFTSNQPTTPQNETNQTVTSSVDFSEQMIGEIIDEDNDREDKKFGSFFKKYLNTRAGGDCSGFVSIVNAKYQNMYFDEKTINRYYDNGGRKSKAIYNFYESKNLITHKNPKIGDLVFFSNTLGKGVQKNKDKKNITHVGIVTAVLGDETVKFIHNSGGKIIHSYMNLKQKNVHLKGNQEINSYLVRCSNSSCLAANRFAGYGKAK; translated from the coding sequence ATGTCAAATTCAATAAATAAAAAAATCTTTTTTATTCTTAGCATTATATTTTTTACAGGTTGTTCTTTTACTTCTAATCAACCGACAACTCCGCAAAATGAAACAAATCAAACCGTAACTTCAAGTGTTGATTTTAGTGAGCAAATGATTGGTGAAATCATAGATGAAGATAATGATAGAGAAGATAAAAAATTTGGTTCTTTTTTTAAAAAATACCTAAATACAAGAGCGGGCGGTGATTGCTCTGGCTTTGTTTCTATCGTAAATGCAAAGTATCAAAATATGTATTTTGATGAAAAGACAATAAATCGCTACTACGATAATGGCGGTAGAAAGTCAAAAGCGATCTATAATTTTTATGAAAGTAAAAATTTAATTACTCATAAAAATCCAAAAATAGGTGATCTTGTATTTTTCTCAAATACTCTTGGCAAGGGTGTTCAGAAAAATAAAGATAAGAAAAATATCACTCATGTTGGCATAGTTACGGCTGTCCTTGGCGATGAGACAGTAAAATTTATACATAATTCTGGCGGAAAGATAATTCATAGCTATATGAATCTAAAACAAAAAAACGTGCATCTAAAAGGAAATCAAGAGATAAATAGCTACCTTGTAAGATGTTCAAACTCAAGTTGCTTAGCAGCAAATAGATTTGCTGGATATGGCAAAGCAAAATAA
- the murA gene encoding UDP-N-acetylglucosamine 1-carboxyvinyltransferase, with translation MMHYLKIKGNAKLSGEVKISGAKNAALPIIALTLLAKKSVNLTNIPNVADIKTLCQLLTNLGAKCEFKDKNSLSIDTSGVSSTTANYDIVRKMRASILTLGPLLARFGHCEVSLPGGCAIGQRPIDLHLNALEKMGANIEIKQGYVVATAPNGLKGAKIVFDKITVTGSENIIMAAALAHGTTELFNVALEPEVVQICEILAKSGVKIEGIGTSELKITGSGQKLLEICDIEVIPDRIEAGTYLCAGAITNSKISVTKANAAHMTAILNKFEEMGFGIEVDGDKITILPAKEIKPVEIRTTEYPGFPTDMQAQFMALCLAANGVSTIDERLFENRFMHVSELARMGADIKLNGHIASVYAPAKLNAADVMATDLRASSALILAALIANGESLVHRIYHLDRGYENLEEKFQGLGANITRLEE, from the coding sequence ATGATGCACTATTTAAAGATAAAAGGAAATGCCAAATTAAGTGGCGAAGTAAAAATAAGCGGTGCCAAAAATGCTGCTCTACCGATCATCGCCCTAACCTTACTTGCAAAAAAAAGTGTAAATTTAACAAATATCCCAAATGTCGCTGATATAAAAACGCTTTGCCAACTGCTAACTAATCTAGGAGCAAAGTGTGAATTTAAAGATAAAAATTCACTAAGCATAGACACAAGTGGTGTAAGCTCAACTACTGCAAATTACGATATCGTTAGAAAGATGAGAGCATCGATCTTAACGCTTGGACCGCTTCTTGCACGCTTTGGTCACTGCGAAGTGAGCCTACCTGGAGGATGTGCGATCGGACAAAGACCTATCGATCTGCATCTAAATGCACTCGAAAAAATGGGCGCAAATATAGAAATAAAGCAAGGCTACGTCGTCGCAACAGCACCAAATGGCCTAAAAGGCGCAAAGATTGTTTTTGATAAGATCACCGTAACTGGCAGTGAAAATATCATCATGGCTGCAGCTCTAGCGCACGGTACGACAGAGCTTTTTAACGTAGCGCTTGAGCCTGAAGTGGTGCAAATTTGTGAAATTTTGGCTAAGAGTGGCGTTAAAATAGAAGGCATCGGCACAAGTGAACTAAAGATAACCGGGAGCGGCCAAAAATTACTTGAAATTTGCGATATCGAGGTCATCCCTGATAGGATCGAGGCTGGCACATACCTTTGTGCTGGAGCTATAACAAATAGCAAAATTTCGGTAACAAAGGCAAATGCAGCTCATATGACGGCTATTTTAAATAAATTTGAAGAGATGGGCTTTGGTATCGAAGTAGACGGCGATAAGATCACGATATTGCCAGCAAAAGAGATAAAACCAGTGGAGATAAGAACCACCGAGTATCCGGGCTTTCCAACAGATATGCAAGCTCAATTTATGGCGCTTTGCCTTGCAGCAAATGGCGTTAGCACGATAGATGAGAGGCTTTTTGAAAACCGCTTTATGCACGTTAGTGAGCTTGCTAGAATGGGAGCGGATATTAAATTAAATGGACATATTGCAAGTGTTTATGCACCAGCTAAGCTAAATGCAGCCGATGTGATGGCGACAGATCTTAGAGCTAGCTCAGCGCTGATACTAGCTGCTCTTATAGCAAATGGCGAAAGCTTGGTACATAGAATTTATCACCTTGATAGAGGATATGAAAATTTAGAAGAGAAATTTCAAGGCCTTGGTGC